A window of Apium graveolens cultivar Ventura chromosome 8, ASM990537v1, whole genome shotgun sequence contains these coding sequences:
- the LOC141678129 gene encoding lectin-like protein At1g53070, giving the protein MVRFYTLRYIVFLPIFAVFLNLVAADSRSSFYFKNFSKDSNFESKISLYGDSKVGNDSLCVEMTSSLLHSAGRVVYKKPFRLLEGMPSSLVSFSTYFSFSMSQDSGDGLAFFMVPVEYDMNEFDGGSFGLLGQKKIRFLSVEFDTFKDRKHGDLNDNHVGIDVDSFVSVKVSNVSLMKLVLNNGEKLQAWIDYEASSKKLEVRLSKVGHVRPVEPLLSYSIDVSKIWKEDEVFVGLSSSSGNSSQKCNVCSWSFKVRQAPHWMHSEPLDPEKTVVEKTKVPVVHKRSDCFLKVLAALIVGTACGALGTFFGLFVWTISGASKRPVVPVLPEQYAVHPEEFEYNKFKIVVEEGKN; this is encoded by the coding sequence ATGGTCAGATTTTACACTTTGAGGTATATTGTTTTCTTACCCATCTTTGCTGTTTTCTTGAATTTAGTAGCTGCTGATTCAAGATCATCTTTTTATTTCAAGAACTTTAGTAAAGATTCAAACTTTGAGTCTAAGATTAGTCTTTATGGTGATTCTAAGGTTGGTAATGATAGTTTGTGTGTTGAAATGACTAGTTCTTTGTTGCATAGTGCTGGAAGAGTTGTGTATAAGAAACCCTTTAGGCTTCTTGAGGGGATGCCTTCAAGTTTGGTTTCTTTTTCTACATATTTTTCATTTTCAATGTCACAAGATAGTGGTGATGGTTTGGCTTTTTTTATGGTTCCTGTTGAATATGATATGAATGAGTTTGATGGTGGTTCATTTGGGCTTTTGGGTCAGAAGAAAATTAGGTTCTTGAGTGTTGAATTCGATACGTTTAAGGATCGAAAACATGGTGATTTGAATGATAATCATGTGGGTATTGATGTTGATAGCTTTGTTTCTGTTAAAGTGAGTAATGTTTCTTTGATGAAGTTGGTGTTGAATAATGGTGAGAAATTGCAAGCTTGGATTGATTATGAAGCGAGTTCAAAGAAATTAGAGGTTAGGTTGAGTAAAGTAGGTCATGTAAGGCCTGTTGAGCCATTGCTTTCTTATTCGATTGATGTATCCAAGATTTGGAAGGAGGATGAGGTGTTTGTGGGATTGAGTTCCTCAAGTGGAAATTCATCACAGAAATGCAATGTGTGCTCGTGGAGTTTTAAGGTGAGGCAGGCACCGCATTGGATGCACTCTGAGCCATTGGATCCTGAGAAAACTGTTGTGGAGAAGACTAAAGTTCCAGTGGTTCATAAGAGAAGCGATTGTTTTCTAAAAGTTCTTGCTGCGCTGATTGTTGGCACTGCCTGTGGTGCACTGGGAACATTCTTCGGATTGTTTGTTTGGACAATATCCGGGGCTAGTAAGCGTCCAGTTGTACCTGTCCTGCCAGAACAGTATGCCGTGCATCCTGAAGAATTCGAGTACAACAAGTTTAAGATAGTTGTAGAAGAGGGTAAGAACTAA